The genome window GCGATGGTGCATTACTGCCACCGTCTGGACAGTTGGGTTCATTAAGATTTGGCACACGAATAAAAGAGCGCAACACCTTAGTCTTACCCAGTGTAGTGGCACTGTTATTACACCGTATCAACATTGTATAAACACTTGCCCACAATCCCCCCTTCGCcaaaacacgtgtaaatattggactataaagtgtgccttcctgtattatacttatgctacgATGTTTATTCTATTCAactgagccatttacttcatGTTGTTATTCTTGTATtttcttatttcttattgttttgcattgtcgagaaggaacctgcaagtaatcATTTCGTTGGACTAAGTGTATCCGTAAACGAgtctaataaaacttgaaacaggTGGCCTAACTGGCCCTTATTCATAAAGTGTCTTAGTGCTGATCTATCATCAGTTTTAGCTTTTGGATGATAATGAACAAGATcacatggacagggaggacctgatcctagatcagcactgatATGCTTTATGAATATGGCCCCTGGAGAGCAGTGGAAAGGGAGAACCCCTAAAGACCCAAGACAGTGACTGAGGGGAAGATGTCACAGGGGTTATTTGGAAGAAGCCCAGTAGTGTCCCTGTAGATAGATGGAGCCATTTTCCTGATACATAGAAACACGTCTGAAACCTATCCCTAGGCAACACAATGGTCTGGTTTCAATGAAGGACTCTTTTGGCATAGAGGAAATACGTAGTTCCTCTTTGCCAAAAAGGTCCATCGTTGAAACCAGACTCAAGTCACTGTGTTGCCGAGGTTCGGTTTCTAAGACTATGTAGACCCCATAGCACCAGGCAGTGTCACACCTTACCCTGCCATAACACTGGGTAACTGAAGTGTCATCAAGGACGCACCATTTGAGGAGTTCTGTTAAGATGAGGgtgggggtcaattccattttaattccaggcaattcagaaagtaaaccaaattccaattccaaattTTCCTAATTGAAAAGCATAGAAGATAATAGGAATTTCAGTGCACATCCTcgattgactggaatttaaatggaattgaccccaaccctggtgaaTATTGCGTTAATGGTCCAAAAGCTACGGCTAAATCATTCTGCATGATTTACTCTACACATCCAATAGTGCTCATATCTACATGGTAGGCCTGTGTTTCTTTGAGTTTAAGACCATGTTGTTAGGAAATCATTTATTATGAAAGTGTATTGCAACAGACAACCTCTTGCCAGACTAATTATTTCACAAACATCACTGGAAGAAATACTGTTATTAAACCACAGCCTGAGACCATTTACATGAGCtgtttgtgtggtggtgtggtgtgttactTTCCACTGTGTAATATCTTTCTGACAACTGCTGCTCTACTTTACCCTCAACTGAGTGGGTCATGAGTCATACGCTTCTTTTGTTCCTGTGATCTTCACTGCAATTTTCTTGAACATTTCCACAGAAgtcacagctttagaacaaaaaGGAAGTTAAGCAGCTGATTACTGTAATCATGACATTTTACTAGAAGATAGTTACACTAATGGATTGACCGTTCATGTATACAATAACACACTAgtccagcgtttcccaaactcgggaccccaaggggtgctgTCACGGCTGTTGCAtgaagtagaccaaggtgcagcgtggtgagcgtacatattcctttatttaaGTGAATAacgccgacaaaacaataaacactacaaaacaaaccgtgaagctaaaggctatgtgccataaacaaagtcaacttcccacaaagacaggtgggaaaaagggatacctaagtatggttctcaatcagagacaacgatagacagctgtccctgattgagaaccctacccgggccaaaacatagaaatacaaataatagaacatagaatacccaccccaactcacaccctgaccaaacaaaatagagaaataaaaaggatctctaaggtcagggcgtgacagtacccccccccaaaggtgcggactccggcagcAGAACCTAAacatataggggagggtctgggtgggcatctatccgcgctggtggctcaggtgcgggacgcggacctcgctccaccactggctcaccccacttaggtggcacctctggtgcggggaccctcgttgccgaccctggactggggaccctcgccgcgggccccggactgggcgccgtaggctccggactggagaacgtcgccggaggctccggactggggaccgtcgccggaggctccgaactggggaccgtcgccggaggctccgaactggggaccgtcgccggtgGCTCcgaactggggaccgtcgccggtgGCTCCGGACTGGTggccgtcgccggaggctccggactgggggccgtcgccggaggctccggactggagaccgtcgccggaggctccggactggggaccgtcaccGGAGGCTACGGACTGGGGACcgccgccggaggctccggactgggggccttcgttggaggcttcgtgccatgacgcctcactggaggcttcgtgccttggatcatcactggaggcttcttgccatggatcatcactggaggcttcgtgccatggatcctcactggaggcttcttgccatggatcatcactggaggcttcttgccatggatcatcactggaggcttcttgccatggatcatcactggagtgaggagacgtatgggcagtctggtacgtggagctgccacagggctcaccaggctggggagacatacaggaggattAGTTCTGggtgcaggcacaggactcaccaggctggagaaacatacaggaggccctgtccttggcagaggcaccggatacactgggccgtggaggcacaCAGGA of Salvelinus fontinalis isolate EN_2023a unplaced genomic scaffold, ASM2944872v1 scaffold_2545, whole genome shotgun sequence contains these proteins:
- the LOC129850965 gene encoding protein SPT2 homolog — translated: MSPQPGEPCGSSTYQTAHTSPHSSDDPWQEASSDDPWQEASSDDPWQEASSEDPWHEASSDDPWQEASSDDPRHEASSEASWHEASNEGPQSGASGGGPQSVASGDGPQSGASGDGLQSGASGDGPQSGASGDGHQSGATGDGPQFGATGDGPQFGASGDGPQFGASGDGPQSGASGDVLQSGAYGAQSGARGEGPQSRVGNEGPRTRGAT